A single genomic interval of Bacteroidia bacterium harbors:
- a CDS encoding efflux RND transporter periplasmic adaptor subunit: MKKIIFRSAILSFAFILSLLSGCKSNTISSDDSGDTDSKAIVAVRVTHISQETISDQLTLSATSSFLIKDAARANANGYIRNVEVNVGDKIKKGQVLFILQTKEASAIDAKTDSLFSFSGMLKITANKEGIITAVNHQKGDYVQDGDPLCLIADESSLVFLLNVPYELHNYVKTTMPCSIILPDSEVIKARIDSRLPTMDAASQTENYIVKAMSDISLPENLIAKITIPKTAAKQAFVLPKTAVLTNETETSFWIMKLINDSTAVKIPVKKGIETNDKVEIISPTFSPSDKIIFSGNYGLADTASVKIIQP, from the coding sequence ATGAAAAAAATAATTTTTCGAAGTGCCATTTTATCTTTTGCATTTATCCTTTCACTTTTATCGGGATGTAAATCCAATACGATTTCCTCGGACGATAGCGGAGATACGGATTCTAAAGCCATCGTAGCTGTGCGCGTTACGCATATTTCTCAAGAAACTATTTCAGATCAACTTACGCTCAGTGCCACTTCCTCCTTTCTGATAAAAGATGCAGCACGCGCTAATGCCAATGGATATATCAGAAATGTGGAAGTAAATGTGGGCGATAAAATAAAAAAAGGGCAAGTCCTTTTTATTCTCCAAACGAAGGAAGCATCCGCTATTGATGCGAAAACCGATTCTCTTTTTTCCTTTTCAGGGATGCTGAAAATCACCGCCAACAAAGAAGGAATAATTACTGCTGTAAATCACCAAAAAGGAGATTATGTGCAAGACGGCGATCCGCTTTGTCTTATTGCGGACGAAAGCAGTTTGGTATTTCTACTAAACGTGCCTTATGAGTTGCATAACTACGTAAAAACAACGATGCCTTGCAGTATTATTTTGCCAGATAGCGAAGTTATAAAAGCTCGTATCGACAGCCGTTTGCCAACGATGGATGCTGCGTCTCAAACGGAAAATTATATTGTGAAAGCAATGTCTGATATATCACTTCCGGAAAATCTTATCGCTAAAATAACGATTCCGAAAACAGCCGCCAAACAAGCTTTTGTATTGCCCAAAACCGCAGTATTAACAAACGAAACAGAAACTTCTTTTTGGATAATGAAATTAATAAACGACAGCACGGCAGTAAAAATTCCGGTAAAAAAAGGGATTGAAACAAACGATAAAGTAGAAATTATTTCGCCTACTTTTTCACCGTCCGATAAAATTATTTTTTCAGGAAATTATGGATTGGCAGATACTGCAAGTGTTAAAATAATACAGCCGTGA